A genomic segment from Candidatus Zixiibacteriota bacterium encodes:
- a CDS encoding penicillin acylase family protein — translation MARSKTRKILSFAVMSIVGLAIGVAVSFYVLVKLSVPSTGGTIKTMGVEHPVEITFDKMGICQIWAESETDAYFALGYQHAADRMFQMDLSRRIAKGRLSQMLGDITRDIDIFQRRIGHYRSAAKALTTLSEENRARLGAYTDGVNAYKTHAKALPFEYRFLPVTFEDWTIEDCLALLSFQTWFSNALMNRDEFYIELEQKIGHDRAQSLVFPYPDWAPTTVPDDTRLGMHSPDSRPSIYRAFGSILKRSEHTYQSGGYTSVYEPFQRAVAGELFRNFEIPMQMTHSSNAWVVAPPKSASGHAMLASDPHLELTRLPQFWYVAGVHASADSLDVLGVTTPGLPFFVMGHNGRAAWAFTAGGIDVIDYREIEVNPSNADEYRDGDQWVKFETIADSIVYSDSDKIDSLSFKTCRYGIVVDDIGDRGTTYAFHWAGFDTDMNQAVSSGFELHSVRGFDRFRRVVTNLGALDANMHYADINGNIGYQLTTPVPIRDENSDGWNGYLDLDATPHAFNPSRGWLASCNNLPERGDNIRGHFFTNRILSIFELLGSKDKFTVDDMRAFQSDINDRYWLRFTDDAARILDLMDQPAIADSVREWDGYCGLQSRQAAILNVYRARLKTITFTDELGGLASQVPDRWIECIAQVDSAGWFDDVSTDSVIESYDNIAMAAMKEALKVTDGKVWGQMQSLEMQHPLSMIPVLSGLMGLTIGPEPWPGSPGTLRASFYRQAADDKFETMAGPSWRFVVDFADVDAAQMVLPAGNSGNPMSDHFRDFYPLWRANEYWTVPFTRDKVTASSASILNLEPEA, via the coding sequence AAAACACGTAAAATTCTCTCCTTCGCCGTCATGTCCATCGTCGGACTGGCTATCGGCGTGGCAGTATCGTTCTATGTTCTGGTGAAACTATCCGTGCCATCCACCGGCGGCACGATCAAGACCATGGGCGTCGAGCATCCGGTCGAGATCACGTTCGATAAAATGGGCATCTGTCAAATCTGGGCCGAGTCTGAAACCGATGCGTATTTCGCGCTGGGATACCAGCACGCCGCCGACCGGATGTTCCAGATGGATCTCTCCCGACGAATCGCTAAAGGACGATTGTCACAAATGCTCGGCGATATCACCCGCGATATCGATATTTTCCAGCGACGGATCGGTCACTACCGTAGTGCCGCAAAAGCGCTGACAACACTCTCCGAAGAAAATCGGGCGCGTCTTGGGGCGTATACCGATGGAGTCAACGCCTACAAGACGCACGCAAAGGCGCTTCCCTTCGAATACCGGTTTCTTCCCGTGACATTTGAAGACTGGACAATTGAGGACTGTCTTGCCCTGTTGAGTTTTCAGACATGGTTTTCCAATGCCCTGATGAACCGCGATGAGTTCTATATCGAGCTTGAACAAAAAATCGGGCACGACCGGGCGCAAAGCCTCGTCTTCCCCTACCCCGACTGGGCGCCTACAACCGTGCCGGACGACACCAGACTTGGGATGCACTCCCCCGATAGCAGACCATCAATATACCGCGCCTTTGGCTCTATTCTTAAGCGAAGTGAACATACGTACCAAAGCGGCGGATATACGAGCGTGTACGAGCCATTTCAACGCGCGGTGGCAGGAGAGCTTTTCCGCAATTTTGAGATCCCGATGCAAATGACTCATTCATCGAACGCTTGGGTGGTCGCACCGCCTAAAAGCGCCAGCGGACACGCCATGCTGGCGTCGGATCCGCACCTGGAACTGACACGCCTCCCGCAGTTCTGGTATGTCGCCGGAGTGCACGCCTCGGCTGACTCGCTCGATGTTCTCGGTGTCACCACACCGGGACTTCCGTTTTTCGTGATGGGCCACAACGGACGCGCGGCATGGGCGTTCACCGCCGGGGGGATCGATGTTATCGACTACCGCGAGATTGAGGTCAACCCGAGCAATGCCGATGAATATCGCGATGGCGACCAGTGGGTAAAGTTCGAAACGATTGCTGATTCCATCGTGTACAGCGACAGCGACAAAATCGACTCCCTGAGTTTCAAAACCTGCCGCTATGGTATCGTGGTTGATGATATCGGCGACCGCGGCACGACCTACGCTTTCCACTGGGCTGGGTTCGATACTGATATGAATCAGGCCGTATCGTCGGGGTTCGAACTGCACTCCGTCCGCGGCTTCGACCGGTTCCGCCGGGTGGTGACCAATCTCGGGGCGCTCGACGCCAACATGCATTACGCGGACATCAACGGGAATATCGGCTACCAGTTGACAACACCGGTACCTATTCGAGACGAGAACTCCGATGGCTGGAACGGGTATCTCGATCTTGATGCCACCCCGCACGCTTTCAACCCATCGCGCGGATGGCTGGCGTCGTGCAACAATCTTCCCGAGCGCGGCGACAATATCCGCGGACATTTCTTCACCAACCGGATACTCAGCATCTTCGAATTGCTCGGCAGTAAGGACAAGTTCACGGTGGATGACATGCGCGCGTTCCAGAGCGATATCAACGACAGATACTGGCTGCGTTTCACCGATGATGCCGCCCGGATACTCGATCTGATGGATCAGCCGGCGATAGCCGATTCGGTCCGCGAGTGGGATGGCTACTGCGGTCTTCAGTCGCGTCAGGCGGCTATCCTCAATGTTTACCGCGCGCGTCTTAAGACGATCACTTTTACCGATGAGCTCGGCGGGCTGGCTTCGCAGGTGCCTGACCGGTGGATCGAATGTATCGCGCAGGTGGACAGCGCCGGGTGGTTCGATGATGTATCGACCGACAGCGTCATAGAATCTTATGACAATATCGCGATGGCGGCTATGAAAGAGGCGCTGAAGGTGACTGACGGCAAAGTGTGGGGGCAGATGCAGTCTCTCGAGATGCAGCATCCGTTGTCGATGATTCCCGTGCTCAGCGGACTGATGGGTCTTACGATCGGCCCGGAGCCCTGGCCCGGTAGCCCGGGTACGCTTCGCGCGTCGTTTTATCGTCAGGCCGCCGATGACAAGTTTGAGACTATGGCCGGTCCGAGCTGGCGGTTCGTGGTGGATTTCGCCGATGTGGACGCGGCGCAGATGGTGTTGCCGGCCGGCAATTCGGGTAATCCGATGAGTGATCATTTCCGCGATTTTTATCCTTTGTGGAGGGCCAACGAGTACTGGACCGTCCCGTTCACCCGCGACAAAGTCACCGCATCCTCCGCCAGCATTCTTAATCTGGAACCTGAAGCCTGA